One Trachemys scripta elegans isolate TJP31775 chromosome 4, CAS_Tse_1.0, whole genome shotgun sequence genomic region harbors:
- the LOC117876552 gene encoding membrane-spanning 4-domains subfamily A member 8-like translates to MAAPGSTANGVLVFMPPNSAGIIHQGQGVSGAISQTPEMVQCGPQQFRVMNPGNQPLGSVYPGSPAEQVTQLRQMGMTERFLKAQSKTLGAIQILIGLMHIGFGGLSAAFIEPYIPISFMGGYPFWGGLSFVISGSLSVAAENHQNTCPVRGSLGMNITSAIFSAIGIILFLTELIINANYSSFGLVAAKGIAVLLLLFTILEFSIVVSTSYFACLAICYTPNTAMLFRPYVANANFGVPSAQMASPAPPTNVA, encoded by the exons ATGGCAGCACCAGGAAGCACGGCCAATGGGGTGCTTGTGTTCATGCCCCCAAACAGCGCTGGCATCATCCACCAAGGCCAGGGGGTCTCTGGTGCCATTTCCCAGACTCCTGAGATGGTGCAATGTGGGCCTCAGCAGTTCAGGGTCATGAACCCTGGGAACCAACCTCTTGGGTCAGTGTACCCTGGGAGTCCCGCTGAACAGGTCACACAGCTGAGGCAAATGGGGATGACGGAGAGATTCCTCAAAGCACAGTCTAAGACCCTGGGG GCCATCCAGATCCTGATTGGGCTGATGCACATTGGCTTTGGGGGTCTCTCTGCAGCTTTCATCGAACCCTACATTCCCATCTCTTTTATGGGAGGGTACCCCTTCTGGGGAGGACTTTCT TTCGTCATTTCTGGATCCCTCTCTGTTGCAGCTGAGAATCATCAAAATACCTGTCCG GTGAGAGGCAGCCTGGGAATGAACATCACTAGCGCAATCTTCTCAGCCATTGGGATCATTCTCTTTCTAACAGAGCTGATTATTAATGCAAATTACAGCTCTTTTGGGTTG GTTGCTGCAAAGGGGATCGCAGTCTTGCTGCTCTTGTTCACCATCCTGGAGTTCTCCATCGTTGTCTCAACCTCGTACTTTGCGTGCCTAGCCATCTGCTATACCCCTAACACC GCCATGTTGTTCAGGCCATATGTTGCCAATGCAAACTTTGGGGTTCCTTCTGCACAAATGGCCTCTCCAGCACCTCCCACCAATGTGGCTTAG